In a genomic window of Primulina huaijiensis isolate GDHJ02 chromosome 10, ASM1229523v2, whole genome shotgun sequence:
- the LOC140986683 gene encoding 14-3-3 protein 4, with protein MSPADSSREENVYMAKLAEQAERYEEMVEFMEKVTKTASTDELTVEERNLLSVAYKNVIGARRASWRIISSIEQKEESRGNEDHVNTIKEYRAKIEAELSKICDGILNLLETHLVPAASSAESKVFYLKMKGDYHRYLAEFKTGTERKEAAESTLLAYKSAQDIALAELAPTHPIRLGLALNFSVFYYEILSSPDRACNLAKQAFDEAIAELDTLGEESYKDSTLIMQLLRDNLTLWTSDITDDAGDEIKEASKRESGDGQQ; from the exons ATGTCTCCAGCTGATTCATCACGTGAGGAAAATGTGTACATGGCCAAGTTGGCCGAACAAGCTGAGCGGTATGAGGAAATGGTCGAGTTCATGGAGAAGGTTACAAAGACAGCCAGCACCGATGAGCTGACTGTGGAAGAAAGAAACCTCCTCTCTGTGGCATACAAGAATGTGATTGGTGCCAGGAGGGCTTCATGGAGGATAATCTCTTCCATTGAGCAGAAGGAAGAGAGTCGGGGAAATGAGGATCATGTGAATACCATTAAAGAATACCGGGCTAAGATTGAGGCAGAACTCAGCAAAATCTGTGATGGAATTTTGAACCTTCTGGAGACCCATCTCGTTCCAGCTGCCAGTTCTGCTGAATCCAaggtgttttatttaaaaatgaagGGTGATTATCATCGGTATTTGGCTGAGTTCAAGACCGGGACCGAGAGAAAAGAAGCTGCTGAGAGTACTCTGCTGGCCTACAAATCTGCTCAG GATATTGCATTGGCTGAATTGGCTCCCACTCACCCAATCAGGCTTGGACTCGCACTGAACTTCTCCGTTTTCTATTATGAAATCCTTAGTTCACCAGATCGTGCCTGCAACCTTGCCAAACAG GCATTTGATGAAGCTATTGCCGAACTAGATACATTGGGTGAGGAATCATACAAGGACAGCACATTGATCATGCAACTTCTGCGAGACAATCTAACTCTTTGGACTTCTGATATCACG GATGATGCTGGGGATGAGATCAAGGAAGCTTCGAAGCGGGAATCTGGGGATGGTCAACAGTGA
- the LOC140986244 gene encoding RHOMBOID-like protein 9, chloroplastic produces the protein MHLFCQVSVGEGRRENANSDAIIPPIKGNMGMIESGSIPQQTFREASFFLGKHKDISHHIASSNPQSGNLCMIVKASGTTEKHLKSLNSYLGKLHNKAKYLSWKIENQKTEAVDRSDKLLFRNGIKSLENYLIKVKNDDEPENIVENLEATLSTDAENAEGIGRDLSLKSFMESKIDDAEGGRYSADHASDFYLIGVLASINIAVLLFEIATPVKNSEFALFSIPSVYGAKVNNLILTGEWWRLVTPMFLHSGIFHISLSSWVLFTFGLEVSQEYGSFTCLLIYLLGGISGNLISFLHTSSPTVGGTGPMFALIGAWLIYQVQNKDFIARESSERMFRKAIIFTALSFVVSSFGPIDDWAHFAAAFTGVAYGYVTCPSLQVKDASSETCHEDGMTLIRRYAGPCKSLVYFSIFMLLLSSLLFIIEPPLDLI, from the exons ATGCACTTGTTTTGCCAAGTGTCAGTAGGTGAAG GTAGGAGAGAGAACGCGAATTCTGATGCCATCATTCCACCTATTAAAGGAAACATGGGAATGATCGAATCTGGATCAATACCACAGCAGACCTTTCGTGAAGCGTCTTTTTTTCTGGGAAAGCACAAAGACATTAGTCATCACATTGCTTCCTCAAATCCACAGAGTGGAAATTTATGCATGATTGTGAAGGCATCAGGCACGACTGAGAAACATCTGAAGTCTTTGAATTCTTATCTTGGAAAGCTTCATAATAAGGCCAAGTACCTTTCTTGGAAAATTGAGAACCAGAAGACAGAAGCAGTTGATAGAAGTGATAAGCTCCTATTTCGGAATGGTATCAAGTCACTTGAGAATTATCTCATCAAAGTAAAAAATG ATGATGAACCAGAAAACATCGTGGAAAATTTAGAGGCAACACTAAGCACTGATGCTGAGAACGCTGAAGGAATTGGAAGGGACTTATCACTGAAAAGTTTTATGGAGTCGAAAATTGATGATGCTGAGGGTGGCAGATATTCAGCAGACCATGCCTCGGATTTCTACTTAAT AGGTGTATTGGCTTCTATAAATATAGCGGTTCTTCTGTTTGAGATAGCCACTCCAGTGAAAAACTCTGAATTTGCGCTGTTTTCTATCCCCTCGGTTTATGGAGCAAAAGTTAATAACTTGATTCTAACTGGAGAATGGTGGAGGCTAGTGACACCAATGTTTCTG CACTCTGGAATCTTTCATATATCTCTAAGTAGCTGGGTTCTCTTCACTTTTGGGCTCGAAGTATCTCAAGAATATGGCTCATTCACTTGTCTCTTGATATATCTTCTCGGAGGAATTTCTGGAAATTTGATCAGCTTTCTGCACACGTCATCTCCAACTGTTGGCGGGACG GGACCAATGTTTGCTTTGATTGGAGCTTGGCTTATTTATCAAGTTCAAAACAAAGATTTCATTGCAAGAGAATCTTCCGAAAGAATGTTTCGTAAAGCCATTATTTTTACAGCTCTGAGCTTTGTTGTAAGCAGTTTTGGTCCAATTGATGATTG GGCACATTTCGCAGCAGCTTTTACGGGTGTAGCATATGGTTATGTGACTTGTCCTAGTTTACAAGTGAAAGACGCATCATCAGAAACTTGTCACGAAGATGGGATGACACTCATTCGACGGTATGCAGGTCCTTGCAAATCGCTCGTATATTTCTCCATCTTCATGTTACTGCTGAGCTCTCTGCTTTTCATCATCGAACCTCCACTCGATTTGATATAG
- the LOC140986341 gene encoding allene oxide cyclase, chloroplastic-like isoform X2: MAASSASAVIRANLLSSSTKLPPTAVTSCSLQKLLSFNQSNNSLTTPKKLTTSAAALRSFSCKIHTESHPTDSRSGKIQELKVYEINERDRGSPAVLRLSGKPVTSLGDLVPFSNKVYTGDLKKRAGITAGICVLIKNEPEKNGVRFEAIYSFYFGDYGHIAVQGPYLTYEESYLAVTGGSGVFEGVYGQVKLQQLVYPFKLFYTFYLKGIPDLPAELMGEAVPPSPEVEPTASAKACEPDFTLPNFID; this comes from the exons ATGGCTGCTTCGTCGGCTTCCGCCGTTATCAGGGCCAACCTCCTTTCATCTTCCACCAAGCTACCGCCCACCGCCGTCACGAGTTGCTCACTCCAAAAGCTTCTCTCTTTCAACCAATCTAACAATTCATTGACCACCCCCAAGAAACTCACAACTTCCGCCGCCGCCTTAAGATCATTCTCATGCAAGATCCATACTGAGAGCCACCCAACAGATTCAAGATCCG GTAAAATTCAAGAACTGAAAGTGTACGAGATCAACGAGCGGGACCGTGGCAGCCCTGCTGTTCTTCGACTGAGCGGAAAGCCCGTCACTTCTCTGGGAGATCTCGTCCCTTTCAGCAacaag GTGTATACAGGGGACCTGAAGAAACGCGCCGGGATAACGGCTGGAATCTGCGTGCTGATCAAGAACGAGCCGGAGAAGAATGGTGTTCGTTTCGAAGCAATCTACAGTTTCTACTTCGGAGACTACGGCCACATAGCTGTGCAAGGACCGTACTTAACTTACGAGGAATCGTACCTCGCCGTCACCGGCGGCTCCGGCGTGTTCGAGGGGGTGTACGGGCAGGTGAAGCTCCAACAGCTCGTCTATCCTTTCAAGCTGTTCTACACTTTCTACTTGAAGGGCATACCTGATCTACCGGCGGAGCTGATGGGGGAGGCGGTCCCGCCGTCGCCTGAAGTTGAACCCACCGCCTCTGCTAAAGCTTGTGAGCCGGACTTCACTCTTCCGAATTTCATTGATTAG
- the LOC140986341 gene encoding allene oxide cyclase, chloroplastic-like isoform X1 — protein sequence MAASSASAVIRANLLSSSTKLPPTAVTSCSLQKLLSFNQSNNSLTTPKKLTTSAAALRSFSCKIHTESHPTDSRSVSGKIQELKVYEINERDRGSPAVLRLSGKPVTSLGDLVPFSNKVYTGDLKKRAGITAGICVLIKNEPEKNGVRFEAIYSFYFGDYGHIAVQGPYLTYEESYLAVTGGSGVFEGVYGQVKLQQLVYPFKLFYTFYLKGIPDLPAELMGEAVPPSPEVEPTASAKACEPDFTLPNFID from the exons ATGGCTGCTTCGTCGGCTTCCGCCGTTATCAGGGCCAACCTCCTTTCATCTTCCACCAAGCTACCGCCCACCGCCGTCACGAGTTGCTCACTCCAAAAGCTTCTCTCTTTCAACCAATCTAACAATTCATTGACCACCCCCAAGAAACTCACAACTTCCGCCGCCGCCTTAAGATCATTCTCATGCAAGATCCATACTGAGAGCCACCCAACAGATTCAAGATCCG TTTCAGGTAAAATTCAAGAACTGAAAGTGTACGAGATCAACGAGCGGGACCGTGGCAGCCCTGCTGTTCTTCGACTGAGCGGAAAGCCCGTCACTTCTCTGGGAGATCTCGTCCCTTTCAGCAacaag GTGTATACAGGGGACCTGAAGAAACGCGCCGGGATAACGGCTGGAATCTGCGTGCTGATCAAGAACGAGCCGGAGAAGAATGGTGTTCGTTTCGAAGCAATCTACAGTTTCTACTTCGGAGACTACGGCCACATAGCTGTGCAAGGACCGTACTTAACTTACGAGGAATCGTACCTCGCCGTCACCGGCGGCTCCGGCGTGTTCGAGGGGGTGTACGGGCAGGTGAAGCTCCAACAGCTCGTCTATCCTTTCAAGCTGTTCTACACTTTCTACTTGAAGGGCATACCTGATCTACCGGCGGAGCTGATGGGGGAGGCGGTCCCGCCGTCGCCTGAAGTTGAACCCACCGCCTCTGCTAAAGCTTGTGAGCCGGACTTCACTCTTCCGAATTTCATTGATTAG
- the LOC140986348 gene encoding geranylgeranyl pyrophosphate synthase, chloroplastic-like produces the protein MSLVNPTTTWAHLKPCNNANVQCKKSRIACFSFCLSLKNNLANTLFLPKPTPNPSAFSFIPISSLHDERASKTRFDFESYMLEKASQVNKALEQSISLEEPSKIRESIRYSLLAGGKRIRPMLCLAACELVGGDESTAMPAACATEMIHTMSLIHDDLPCIDNSDMRRGKPTNNKKFGEPVAVLAGDALLAFAFEHVATTTKRAPAERVVRVVRELGRCAGCRGIPAGQIADLDSEGMGGEIGLEHLEYIHMRKTGVLLEASVVVGAILGGANDEDIERLRKFARCIGLLFQVVDDILDVTKSSEELGKSAGTDLVLDKSTYPKLIGIEKSMELAQKLNGEAKGHLAGFDPEKTAPLVALTDYITNRRN, from the coding sequence ATGAGTCTTGTCAATCCTACTACAACATGGGCACACTTAAAACCTTGCAACAACGCTAATGTTCAATGCAAGAAATCAAGAATCGCATGCTTTAGCTTTTGTCTTTCACTCAAGAACAATCTTGCCAACACTTTATTTCTCCCAAAACCTACTCCAAATCCCTCAGCTTTTTCCTTCATTCCCATATCATCCCTCCACGACGAAAGGGCGAGCAAAACGAGGTTTGATTTCGAGTCCTACATGCTCGAGAAGGCGAGTCAAGTAAACAAGGCGTTGGAACAGTCGATATCACTCGAAGAGCCATCGAAGATCCGTGAATCCATCAGGTACTCGCTTCTTGCAGGTGGCAAAAGGATCAGGCCAATGCTCTGTCTCGCCGCGTGCGAGCTTGTAGGCGGGGATGAATCGACGGCCATGCCAGCAGCCTGCGCCACGGAGATGATCCACACCATGTCGTTGATACACGACGACTTGCCATGCATAGACAACAGCGATATGCGCCGAGGGAAGCCCACCAACAACAAGAAATTCGGGGAACCCGTAGCCGTTCTGGCCGGCGATGCGCTTCTGGCGTTTGCATTCGAGCATGTCGCCACCACTACGAAAAGGGCCCCGGCAGAAAGAGTTGTTCGAGTGGTCAGGGAATTGGGTCGCTGTGCCGGATGCCGAGGAATACCGGCGGGACAGATTGCGGATCTGGATTCGGAGGGGATGGGTGGGGAAATAGGACTAGAACACTTGGAATACATCCATATGCGTAAAACTGGAGTTCTATTGGAGGCTTCAGTAGTTGTAGGCGCCATTTTAGGAGGTGCAAACGATGAAGATATCGAAAGGCTGAGGAAGTTTGCTAGGTGCATCGGGTTGCTATTTCAAGTGGTTGATGACATTCTTGATGTCACAAAATCTTCGGAAGAACTGGGGAAGAGTGCGGGGACGGATTTGGTGTTGGATAAAAGCACTTATCCGAAGCTGATCGGGATTGAAAAATCGATGGAATTGGCTCAGAAATTGAACGGGGAAGCCAAGGGACACCTTGCTGGATTTGATCCGGAGAAGACTGCTCCATTGGTTGCTTTGACTGATTATATTACTAACCGGCGTAACTGA
- the LOC140986347 gene encoding uncharacterized protein, producing the protein MGLSLRASRVRGAVYFQSKNLFPTNLGAMKARNFFGISLSLIIINMAAIMERADENLLPAVYKEVSEAFEAGPSDLGYLTFIRNFVQGLASPVAGVLAMNYDRPTVLAIGILCWALSTAAVGVSKYFIQVAFWRAVNGVGLAIVIPALQSFIADSYTDGVRGAGFGFLNLVGTVGGIGGGAIATVMAGYNFWGMPGWRFSFIMMASLSSFIGYLVFRFVVDPRRASGGHDAIKFSDRENLIEKLNTSSATVWLDSWAAMKAVMKVPTFRFIVLQGLVGSIPWTAIVFFTLWFELIGFDHNSAAALVGLFAAGCALGSFLGGVIADKMSQIYPFAGRVMCAQFSSFMGIPFSIYLLCVIPQSVTSYYTFAVTLFLMGLTVSWCATATNGPMFAEVVPVKHRTMIYAFDRAFELSFSSFAAPIVGILSEKIYGYDAKSVDPLLGSPREAYALSRGLISMMVVPTALCCLFYTPLYWTFKQDRENARLGSSKETEML; encoded by the exons ATGGGCCTTAGCCTGAGGGCATCAAGAGTTCGCGGGGCTGTTTATTTTCAATCCAAGAATCTGTTTCCGACCAATCTTGGAGCCATGAA AGcaagaaatttttttgggaTTTCTCTTTCTTTAATTATCATCAATATGGCCGCTATAATGGAGCGTGCTGATGAGAATCTCCTTCCTGCTGTTTACAAAGAAGTCAGTGAAGCCTTTGAAGCTGGGCCATCGGATCTTGGATACCTTACATTTATACGAAACTTTGTGCAAGGATTAGCATCACCTGTTGCAGGTGTATTAGCTATGAATTATGATCGCCCAACTGTTCTTGCAATTGGAATTCTATGTTGGGCATTATCTACAGCAGCAGTTGGTGTAAGCAAATATTTCATTCAAGTTGCATTTTGGCGAGCAGTAAATGGCGTTGGACTGGCAATTGTTATACCCGCACTTCAGTCGTTTATTGCAGATAGCTATACGGATGGTGTGAGAGGTGCTGGATTTGGGTTTTTGAATCTTGTTGGAACAGTGGGAGGTATAGGAGGTGGTGCTATTGCAACGGTTATGGCTGGTTACAATTTTTGGGGCATGCCCGGATGGAGATTCTCCTTTATTATGATGGCAAGTTTAAGTTCTTTCATTGGGTATCTTGTTTTTCGTTTTGTTGTTGATCCAAGAAGAGCTAGTGGCGGTCATGATGCGATCAAGTTTTCTGATAG GGAGAATTTAATAGAGAAACTCAATACAAGTTCGGCAACTGTATGGTTGGATTCATGGGCGGCCATGAAAGCTGTGATGAAAGTGCCAACCTTTCGGTTCATTGTTTTACAAGGTCTTGTTGGCTCCATCCCTTGGACAGCCATCGTTTTCTTCACATTGTGGTTTGAATTAATCG GATTTGATCACAACAGTGCAGCAGCTTTGGTCGGCCTTTTCGCTGCTGGATGCGCTCTAGGTTcgtttcttggaggtgtaataGCCGACAAAATGTCCCAAATATATCCTTTCGCTGGACGTGTCATGTGTGCTCAATTCAGCTCATTTATGGGAATCCCATTCTCAATATATCTTCTCTGTGTCATCCCACAAAGTGTAACCAGCTACTATACATTTGCTGTCACCTTATTCTTGATGGGACTAACCGTAAGTTGGTGTGCAACTGCCACCAACGGTCCTATGTTTGCTGAGGTTGTCCCTGTCAAACACCGTACCATGATATATGCGTTTGATCGTGCTTTCGAGCTGTCATTTTCCTCGTTCGCCGCTCCCATTGTGGGGATCCTTTCAGAGAAGATATACGGTTATGATGCTAAGTCCGTGGATCCGCTTCTTGGGTCACCTAGAGAGGCGTATGCTTTGTCGAGAGGGCTTATTTCGATGATGGTGGTTCCTACTGCCTTGTGCTGCTTGTTTTACACTCCTTTGTATTGGACATTTAAGCAGGATAGGGAGAATGCTCGGTTAGGTAGTTCCAAGGAAACTGAGATGCTATGA